One window from the genome of Oncorhynchus kisutch isolate 150728-3 linkage group LG21, Okis_V2, whole genome shotgun sequence encodes:
- the LOC109882498 gene encoding heme-binding protein 1 isoform X1, which translates to MNGGGCHMSGEGGDSRGGESGSRPTITLEDLDAFNEDDFDSDLCRSGGADGVNDAMEEEGQDRLLNYWQDIGREHHVQIPQDMAQPIQQLTSDTESTMDREKVPFTLITCKENYEKRVYNQARWACITVREDTYEQSICAGFMKLMRYICQQNTSGNYLGMTLPIVTVVRTDDSRSSLSRDVTVAYYLPSQHQDQPPTPFDPDITMETWPATVIYSRSFSGPTTETSILGEIHALGEVLDSPQLCVSESFIVAGYTSPAAAHRHNEVWFLERC; encoded by the exons ATGAATGGAGGAGGCTGTCACATGAGTGGCGAAGGAGGTGACAGTCGCGGGGGTGAATCTGGATCAAGACCCACTATCACGCTAGAGGACTTGGATGCCTTCAACGAGGATGACTTCGATTCAGACCTCTGCAGAAGCGGGGGGGCGGATGGGGTAAACGATGCTATGGAAGAAGAGGGTCAGGATCGCCTGTTAAACTACTGGCAGGACATTGGCAGAGAGCATCATGTTCAAATTCCCCAGG aCATGGCCCAGCCCATCCAACAGCTCACCTCAGACACAGAGAGCACGATGGACAGGGAGAAAGTCCCCTTCACACTGATCACATGCAAAGAGAAT TATGAGAAGAGAGTCTACAACCAGGCCAGATGGGCGTGTATCACGGTGCGAGAGGACACGTACGAGCAGAGCATCTGTGCCGGCTTCATGAAGCTCATGAGATATATCTGCCAGCAGAATACCTCAG GTAACTACCTGGGTATGACCCTTCCCATTGTGACAGTGGTGAGGACTGATGACTCCCGCTCCAGCCTATCCAGAGATGTGACGGTGGCCTACTACTTACCATCCCAACACCAGGACCAACCCCCCACGCCCTTTGACCCTGACATCACCATGGAGACATGGCCTGCCACCGTAATCTACAGCAG GTCGTTCAGCGGACCCACTACTGAGACCTCTATCCTAGGGGAGATCCATGCTCTGGGCGAGGTGCTGGACTCTCCACAGCTGTGTGTGAGCGAGTCCTTCATCGTGGCCGGCTATACCAGCCCCGCAGCCGCACACCGACACAACGAAGTCTGGTTCCTGGAGCGCTGCTGA
- the LOC109882498 gene encoding heme-binding protein 1 isoform X2 has protein sequence MCKWGKRHMAQPIQQLTSDTESTMDREKVPFTLITCKENYEKRVYNQARWACITVREDTYEQSICAGFMKLMRYICQQNTSGNYLGMTLPIVTVVRTDDSRSSLSRDVTVAYYLPSQHQDQPPTPFDPDITMETWPATVIYSRSFSGPTTETSILGEIHALGEVLDSPQLCVSESFIVAGYTSPAAAHRHNEVWFLERC, from the exons ATGTGTAAGTGGGGAAAACGCC aCATGGCCCAGCCCATCCAACAGCTCACCTCAGACACAGAGAGCACGATGGACAGGGAGAAAGTCCCCTTCACACTGATCACATGCAAAGAGAAT TATGAGAAGAGAGTCTACAACCAGGCCAGATGGGCGTGTATCACGGTGCGAGAGGACACGTACGAGCAGAGCATCTGTGCCGGCTTCATGAAGCTCATGAGATATATCTGCCAGCAGAATACCTCAG GTAACTACCTGGGTATGACCCTTCCCATTGTGACAGTGGTGAGGACTGATGACTCCCGCTCCAGCCTATCCAGAGATGTGACGGTGGCCTACTACTTACCATCCCAACACCAGGACCAACCCCCCACGCCCTTTGACCCTGACATCACCATGGAGACATGGCCTGCCACCGTAATCTACAGCAG GTCGTTCAGCGGACCCACTACTGAGACCTCTATCCTAGGGGAGATCCATGCTCTGGGCGAGGTGCTGGACTCTCCACAGCTGTGTGTGAGCGAGTCCTTCATCGTGGCCGGCTATACCAGCCCCGCAGCCGCACACCGACACAACGAAGTCTGGTTCCTGGAGCGCTGCTGA